The following proteins are co-located in the Cutaneotrichosporon cavernicola HIS019 DNA, chromosome: 3 genome:
- a CDS encoding uncharacterized protein (DUF1751-domain-containing protein) produces the protein MPPISFLPFLQTVPWGTRVLTALLIFASLTQFVLSSIVRENSSVLPSYGHELPWLVLVPKTSWKFPWTLLTSGFVELNLIELVFSLVTVPLACRYLERLWGIRELARFTCVVIVASNIIAFGFAWILYIVLGSDAVIAGLPFHGLSALQSGILVAFTQIIPEHQIQLFGVLKARVKTIPGVFLLVSNVLVVILGPSPYILIQFGFFVAWVYLRFFKLSENGEYRGDRSETFAFQYWFPPIVRPYIVVVSNHVFHLAVKMRLVQPWEDTMGTPYAVLPGPGGARAEAERRRELALRALDARLATSSPAPPAPPTTTQTPGTTTEPAPEGSNTQ, from the exons ATGCCGCCAAtttccttcctccctttCCTACAAACTGTGCCATGGGGCACACGCGTCTTAACCGCGCTCCTCATCTTTGCCTCCCTCACGCAGTTCGTCCTTTCCTCGATCGTTCGTGAAAACTCGTCCGTCTTGCCCTCATATGGACACGAACTACCCTGGCTGGTACTGGTCCCAAAGACGAGTTGGAAGTTTCCATGGACCCTCCTCACATCTGGCTTCGTCGAGCTGAATCTCATCGAG CTCGTCTTCTCTCTTGTCACGGTCCCTCTGGCATGTCGTTATCTGGAACGACTCTGGGGCATCCGAGAGCTCGCTCGATTCACATGCGTGGTCATCGTGGCGTCCAACATCATTGCGTTTGGGTTTGCCTGGATCCTCTACATCGTTCTCGGCTCTGATGCGGTCAT CGCAGGCTTGCCGTTCCATGGCCTGTCTGCTCTTCAGTCAGGCATTCTGGTGGCGTTTACGCAGATCATCCCAGAGCACCAGATTCAGCTTTTCGGTGTTCTGAAAGCGCGAGTCAAG ACCATCCCTGGCGTCTTCCTTCTCGTCTCCAACGTACTCGTTGTGATCCTTGGACCGTCTCCATACATCCTGATCCAGTTCGGCTTCTTTGTCGCTTGGGTGTACCTACGCTTCTTCAAGCTGTCAGAGAACGGCGAGTATCGAGGTGACAGGAGCGAGACGTTCGCTTTCCAGTACTGGTTCCCTCCTATTGTTCG GCCCTACATTGTCGTCGTTTCCAATCATGTGTTTCACCTCGCGGTGAAGATGCGACTGGTTCAGCCTTGGGAGGACACGATGGGCACGCCCTACGCTGTGCTCCCTGGTCCAGGCGGCGCCAGGgcggaggccgagcgccgacg TGAGCTGGCCTTGAGGGCTCTTGATGCTCGTTTGGCCACTtcgtcgccggcgccaccgGCTCCACCTACGACAACGCAAACCCCGGGCACCACCACCGAACCCGCACCCGAAGGTTCTAACACTCAGTAG